A stretch of bacterium DNA encodes these proteins:
- a CDS encoding EthD domain-containing protein — MIRTLSLIKRRPDITRDAFRDHYETVHAPLALPYMEGLERYVRYHLEAELLGEVGFDVISAFWYRDAESTAKLMEVLASDEGKPILEDELTFMDKPANRFFPVSERLLVDGEEGDVHDWVLVRKPEALDRSDASKVFVRDHLPGLLEACDGLRFALLRDAFAVAGGEIPYNAVLQLGSDGVVGLDAWAAKLEDEGWGVAAVRTRRHETSL; from the coding sequence TTGATCCGAACCCTCTCCCTCATCAAGCGTCGTCCCGACATCACGCGGGACGCCTTTCGCGATCACTACGAGACGGTCCATGCCCCGCTCGCGCTCCCGTACATGGAGGGGCTCGAGCGGTACGTGCGGTACCACCTCGAAGCGGAACTCCTGGGCGAGGTCGGCTTCGACGTGATCTCGGCCTTCTGGTACCGGGACGCCGAGTCGACCGCGAAGCTGATGGAAGTGCTCGCGAGCGACGAGGGCAAGCCGATCCTCGAAGACGAGCTCACCTTCATGGACAAGCCGGCGAATCGCTTCTTTCCCGTCAGCGAGCGGCTCCTCGTGGACGGCGAGGAAGGCGACGTCCACGACTGGGTCCTCGTCCGGAAGCCCGAGGCGCTCGATCGATCCGACGCGTCGAAGGTCTTCGTTCGGGATCATCTGCCGGGACTCCTGGAGGCCTGCGACGGTCTCCGCTTCGCGCTGCTCCGCGACGCCTTTGCGGTCGCTGGGGGCGAGATTCCGTACAACGCGGTGCTGCAGCTCGGCAGCGACGGCGTCGTCGGACTCGACGCGTGGGCGGCGAAGCTCGAGGACGAAGGATGGGGCGTCGCCGCGGTCCGCACGCGTCGCCACGAGACGAGCCTCTGA
- a CDS encoding ATP-binding protein, giving the protein MSQGLLLSTAAVFAVTLLVGVLGATAFRVGTRPLGFWLFAWSAHLFAAGLMLVNLEIPAIRPVVFLFSALVAPLMLCGAFEHVRRTAPIWPLALGITLGAFRIAAYQLGAIELGRSAALLIEPGLGLAAAYVIARPKSGGPRSRGDLLLTTGFGLYAACEAIDVGLRFTTYSNWTIWGVWLALGTPLFTTQVALYISRLGRSAQAEHRQAVGLSERLRIFTDSADVSLVEFDQYGNLTYLSPNAPPLARGELEDFVGRHVSEVFPTTLDSTIKRALAERGRISEKDIRSAEIETQRSVLPSGAVVYHEAHRTVYYTPEGEIRVLTQARDVTERVEAEQGIRESERRLKHAEQIGQFGSWEHEARTGTTHWSDHLHRMHGLEPRPGPVDLASALRLVSADALTEMTTSAHGLSEGQGFPEFQYTIQRADDGETRHFRTLGEVEYDDDGEVLRLSGATIDVTEQHVLEDALRRGREYLDALVNANIVGVFYGALDGSMRDANSAFLDLVGYRPDELPLDWRALTPPEGQARDDAAIIDLIETGTALPYEKEFLTKEGEKVPVLIACAQIEADSAIAIVLDQRERKRNEALVARQQRVLEETVTERTRELLDSRTRLEEAQRLAAVGTLAAGVAHQINNPIGAILNTAEYALLCADDESALRIFHEALASNLTEAQRCARIVKSMLQFSRDEPTEKWNDDLDRVIRHAHRAIAAYAQDRDAIVSLNLPDEPIRVWISPIEIEQAIVNVLRNAIESRDRGAKIEVVLRKISSESGSQAELSITDDGVGIGPDERARLFEPFYSTRTREGGTGLGLSVAHGVITDHGGEIRVESRHGRGTRVLITLPTPPD; this is encoded by the coding sequence ATGTCTCAGGGTCTCTTGTTGTCGACCGCCGCCGTCTTCGCCGTCACACTGCTGGTCGGCGTCCTCGGCGCCACTGCCTTCCGTGTCGGAACGCGACCCCTCGGTTTCTGGCTCTTCGCGTGGAGCGCCCATCTCTTCGCCGCGGGCCTGATGCTGGTGAATCTCGAGATCCCGGCGATTCGCCCGGTCGTCTTCCTGTTCAGCGCGCTCGTCGCCCCACTCATGCTCTGCGGCGCGTTCGAACACGTCCGGAGGACGGCGCCGATCTGGCCGCTCGCCCTGGGAATCACGCTCGGCGCCTTCCGGATCGCGGCGTATCAGCTCGGCGCGATCGAGCTCGGCCGGAGCGCCGCCCTCCTGATCGAACCGGGCCTCGGTCTCGCCGCCGCGTACGTGATCGCCCGGCCGAAGAGCGGCGGACCCCGTTCGCGCGGCGATCTGCTGCTCACGACCGGCTTCGGCCTCTACGCGGCGTGCGAGGCGATCGACGTCGGCCTCCGTTTCACGACGTACTCGAACTGGACGATCTGGGGCGTCTGGCTCGCTCTGGGCACGCCGCTCTTCACGACGCAGGTCGCGCTCTACATCAGTCGCCTGGGGCGAAGCGCGCAAGCCGAGCATCGTCAGGCAGTCGGCCTCTCCGAGCGGCTCCGGATCTTCACGGACTCGGCCGACGTGAGCCTCGTCGAGTTCGACCAGTACGGAAACCTGACCTACCTGAGCCCGAACGCACCGCCGCTCGCGCGGGGCGAACTGGAGGACTTCGTCGGTCGGCACGTCTCCGAAGTCTTTCCTACTACGCTCGACTCGACGATCAAGCGGGCCCTCGCCGAACGCGGCCGGATTTCGGAGAAGGACATCCGCAGCGCCGAGATCGAGACCCAGCGCAGTGTCCTGCCGTCCGGGGCAGTCGTCTACCACGAGGCGCACCGGACGGTCTACTACACGCCGGAAGGAGAGATCCGGGTCCTCACCCAGGCCCGAGACGTCACCGAACGCGTCGAGGCGGAGCAGGGGATCCGCGAGAGCGAGCGTCGCCTCAAGCACGCCGAGCAGATCGGCCAGTTCGGGAGCTGGGAGCACGAAGCCAGGACGGGCACGACCCACTGGTCGGATCATCTCCACCGGATGCACGGGCTCGAGCCGAGGCCGGGGCCGGTGGATCTCGCGTCCGCCCTGCGCCTCGTGAGCGCGGACGCACTCACCGAGATGACGACGAGCGCCCATGGTCTGAGCGAGGGACAGGGCTTCCCCGAGTTCCAGTACACCATCCAACGCGCGGACGACGGGGAGACGCGCCACTTCCGGACGCTGGGCGAAGTCGAGTACGACGACGACGGCGAGGTCCTCCGGCTCAGCGGCGCGACCATCGACGTCACCGAGCAGCACGTGCTCGAAGACGCCCTTCGGCGCGGTCGCGAATACCTCGATGCGCTGGTGAACGCGAACATCGTCGGCGTGTTCTACGGAGCTCTGGACGGCTCGATGCGCGACGCCAACTCGGCCTTCCTCGATCTGGTCGGTTACCGGCCGGATGAGCTCCCGCTCGACTGGCGCGCGCTCACACCGCCCGAGGGCCAGGCGCGGGACGATGCCGCGATCATCGATCTGATCGAGACCGGAACGGCCCTTCCCTACGAGAAGGAGTTCCTGACGAAGGAAGGCGAGAAGGTCCCGGTCCTGATCGCGTGCGCGCAGATCGAAGCGGATTCGGCGATCGCGATCGTCCTCGACCAGCGCGAGCGGAAGCGCAACGAGGCCCTCGTCGCTCGGCAGCAACGCGTGCTCGAGGAGACCGTGACCGAGCGGACGCGCGAGCTCCTCGACTCGCGGACGCGGCTCGAAGAAGCGCAGCGACTCGCGGCCGTCGGAACGCTCGCAGCGGGCGTCGCGCACCAGATCAACAACCCGATCGGCGCGATTCTGAACACGGCGGAGTACGCGCTCCTCTGCGCCGACGACGAGAGCGCGCTCCGCATCTTCCACGAGGCGCTCGCGAGCAACCTCACGGAGGCACAGCGCTGCGCTCGAATCGTGAAGAGCATGCTGCAGTTCTCCCGGGACGAACCGACCGAGAAATGGAACGACGACCTCGACCGGGTGATCCGCCACGCTCATCGCGCGATCGCCGCCTACGCCCAGGATCGCGACGCCATCGTCTCGCTCAACCTCCCGGACGAGCCCATTCGCGTCTGGATCAGCCCGATCGAGATCGAACAGGCGATCGTGAACGTCCTGCGCAACGCGATCGAATCCCGGGATCGGGGCGCGAAGATCGAAGTCGTCTTGAGGAAGATCTCGAGCGAATCGGGGAGCCAGGCCGAACTCTCGATCACCGACGACGGCGTCGGCATCGGACCCGACGAGCGCGCGCGCCTCTTCGAGCCCTTCTACTCGACGCGTACACGCGAGGGAGGGACGGGTCTCGGCCTCTCCGTGGCCCACGGCGTGATCACGGATCACGGCGGCGAAATTCGCGTCGAATCGCGCCACGGACGCGGCACGCGCGTCCTCATCACGCTCCCGACGCCCCCGGATTGA
- a CDS encoding DUF1214 domain-containing protein encodes MNESNDRARAEAEARIVDGTTWREFCRALEKAGDTILREETPADPFNRAEGVRYLTRLLRAALESQVESSDPCFPRFYQLSNQTIKIGNDNPDNTYHNCNISGAHDYRITGTRGTVPYISFGTKAGTYEEDGEMWPTGQIDSSAMEIADDGTFEIIVSKDEKPGNWLPMTEETGMIIVRQLFTTRENEEEATYDIECLTRGDANARLDPAKLEGALARATDFVNSTSNLFTDWMKGYEDHLNALPSDDQERCQRAGGDANIHYLQSHWRLGPEEALLIEADRIPEKGHWNLQISNYWMESLDYRNHRIHVNKHTAHYEPDGGVRIVLAHADPGPDFPNWLETCGHDCGGMLFRWIDSEGDHPPVRTRVVRLDALR; translated from the coding sequence ATGAACGAATCGAACGACCGGGCGCGCGCCGAAGCCGAGGCGCGCATCGTCGACGGAACCACCTGGCGCGAGTTCTGCCGCGCCCTCGAGAAGGCGGGCGACACGATCCTGCGCGAGGAGACGCCCGCGGACCCCTTCAACCGCGCCGAAGGCGTTCGCTACCTGACGCGCCTGCTGCGCGCGGCGCTCGAGAGCCAGGTCGAGTCGTCGGATCCGTGCTTCCCCCGCTTCTACCAGCTCTCGAACCAGACGATCAAGATCGGCAACGACAACCCGGACAACACCTATCACAACTGCAACATCTCCGGCGCGCACGACTACCGGATCACGGGCACGCGCGGGACCGTCCCCTACATCAGCTTCGGCACGAAGGCCGGGACCTACGAAGAGGACGGCGAGATGTGGCCGACGGGCCAGATCGACTCGAGCGCGATGGAGATCGCCGACGACGGTACGTTCGAGATCATCGTCTCGAAGGACGAGAAGCCGGGCAACTGGCTTCCGATGACCGAAGAGACCGGCATGATCATCGTGCGCCAGCTCTTCACGACCCGCGAGAACGAGGAAGAGGCGACCTACGACATCGAGTGCCTGACCCGCGGCGACGCCAACGCACGCCTCGACCCGGCGAAGCTGGAAGGCGCCCTCGCCCGGGCGACGGACTTCGTGAACTCGACGTCCAACCTCTTCACCGATTGGATGAAGGGCTACGAAGACCACCTGAACGCGCTCCCCTCCGACGACCAGGAGCGGTGCCAGCGCGCCGGCGGCGATGCGAACATCCACTATCTCCAGAGCCACTGGCGGCTCGGTCCGGAAGAGGCGCTCCTGATCGAAGCGGATCGCATCCCCGAGAAGGGCCACTGGAATCTCCAGATCAGCAACTACTGGATGGAGAGCCTCGACTACCGGAACCACCGGATCCACGTGAACAAGCACACCGCCCACTACGAGCCCGACGGCGGCGTCCGGATCGTCCTCGCGCATGCGGACCCCGGTCCCGACTTCCCGAACTGGCTCGAGACCTGCGGGCACGACTGTGGCGGCATGCTCTTCCGCTGGATCGACTCGGAAGGGGATCACCCACCCGTGCGCACCCGAGTCGTGAGGCTCGACGCGCTCAGGTGA
- a CDS encoding DUF393 domain-containing protein, whose amino-acid sequence MTDASRTHAPGWTGIQYSVFRGALALAAAHVCWVRLPLVEGPSWPLLALGLPGAIAFALGWRDRAVATALFVLVAGLAAFVDGAPIVLPASDVIFTASLLFFHLFVPITPFGSWDARGRIDPRGDWHRPAWIGHVAWAWLALIHLERALGTFGIAPRSAAAEELWLAAGAFAVIQGSALVALFVPRLRPFVWIALTLAQTGWIAATGVAPGDGILLLVHAFAADPAWWPGRSFEGAVGDEDALLFYDGDCGFCHRSVRFVLSEEANTPDALRLRFAPLASETFERRISARDDVDATDLPDSIVVLLEDGRLLTQSAALLELASRLGGLWRGLALVASLVPEGLRDAAYDAFARIRKKLFAQPTDACPILPPDLRARFDH is encoded by the coding sequence GTGACCGACGCCTCCAGGACCCACGCCCCCGGATGGACCGGGATCCAGTACTCGGTCTTTCGCGGTGCCCTCGCCCTGGCCGCTGCCCACGTCTGCTGGGTGCGGCTCCCGCTCGTCGAGGGACCGTCGTGGCCACTGCTGGCCCTCGGACTGCCCGGTGCGATCGCCTTCGCGCTCGGGTGGCGCGACCGCGCCGTCGCGACGGCGCTCTTCGTGCTCGTCGCCGGACTCGCGGCGTTCGTCGACGGCGCGCCGATCGTGCTGCCTGCGAGCGACGTGATCTTCACCGCGAGCCTGCTCTTCTTCCATCTCTTCGTGCCGATCACGCCCTTCGGCTCGTGGGACGCCCGCGGTCGGATCGATCCCCGCGGTGACTGGCACCGGCCCGCCTGGATCGGCCACGTCGCATGGGCCTGGCTCGCGCTGATCCACCTGGAACGCGCGCTCGGGACCTTCGGGATCGCCCCCCGCAGCGCCGCCGCCGAGGAGCTCTGGCTCGCCGCCGGCGCGTTCGCCGTGATCCAGGGATCTGCCCTCGTCGCGCTCTTCGTGCCCCGCCTCCGCCCCTTCGTCTGGATCGCGCTCACCCTCGCGCAGACGGGCTGGATCGCCGCGACGGGCGTCGCACCCGGGGACGGGATCCTGCTGCTCGTGCACGCGTTCGCCGCGGATCCCGCGTGGTGGCCCGGCCGTTCCTTCGAGGGCGCCGTCGGAGACGAGGACGCGCTCCTCTTCTACGACGGCGACTGCGGCTTCTGTCACCGCAGCGTCCGCTTCGTCCTCTCCGAGGAGGCCAATACCCCCGATGCGCTCCGTCTGCGCTTCGCACCGCTCGCGAGCGAGACCTTCGAGCGACGGATCTCCGCCCGGGACGACGTCGACGCGACCGACCTCCCGGACAGCATCGTGGTCCTCCTCGAGGACGGCCGGCTGCTGACGCAGAGCGCGGCGCTGCTCGAGCTCGCCTCGCGACTCGGCGGGCTCTGGCGGGGCCTGGCTCTCGTCGCGTCCCTGGTCCCGGAAGGGCTCCGCGACGCCGCCTATGATGCCTTCGCGCGAATCAGGAAGAAGCTCTTCGCGCAGCCGACCGACGCCTGTCCGATCCTGCCCCCGGATCTGCGCGCACGCTTCGACCACTAG
- the bioA gene encoding adenosylmethionine--8-amino-7-oxononanoate transaminase: MSSLVERDQKVVWHPYAPPAASPLFAVERASGVRLVLEDGRELVDGMSSWWSTIHGYRHPHIEAALEAQIKKLPHVMFGGLTHEGAVRLCERLVERAPAGLSRVFLSDSGSVAVEIAIKMALQFWQSRGERSRSQLLTLRGGYHGDTFGAMAVCDPVTGMHTLFEDTLATHVFAPRPERRFGEACSDADFAPIEALVREHAESLAGVILEPIVQGAGGMWFYSADVLKRLRGLCDELGLLLVADEIATGFGRTGRYFACEHADVSPDILCVGKALTGGTMTMAATLASEDVARAMGEGEPGVFMHGPTFMGNPLACAAANASLDLLEDGSWQERVSRIEAQLSDELEACRPLPAVKDVRVLGAIGVVELHEPVDMSVVQPAFVEEGIWIRPFGELVYTMPPFVTEPADLSLITRGIHSVVSRIR; encoded by the coding sequence ATGTCCTCCCTCGTCGAACGCGATCAGAAGGTCGTCTGGCATCCCTACGCTCCTCCGGCGGCGAGCCCGCTCTTCGCCGTCGAACGCGCGAGCGGCGTTCGTCTCGTCCTCGAAGACGGGCGCGAGCTCGTCGACGGCATGTCCTCCTGGTGGTCGACGATCCACGGCTACCGCCATCCCCACATCGAGGCCGCCCTCGAGGCACAGATCAAGAAGCTGCCCCACGTGATGTTCGGCGGGCTCACCCACGAAGGCGCGGTCCGCCTCTGCGAACGGCTCGTCGAGCGCGCGCCGGCCGGTCTCTCCCGCGTCTTCCTGAGCGACTCGGGCTCCGTCGCCGTCGAGATCGCGATCAAGATGGCGCTCCAGTTCTGGCAGTCGCGAGGCGAACGGAGTCGGAGCCAGCTGCTCACCCTGCGCGGCGGCTATCACGGGGACACCTTCGGCGCGATGGCCGTGTGCGATCCGGTGACGGGCATGCATACGCTCTTCGAAGACACCCTCGCGACGCACGTCTTCGCGCCGCGTCCGGAGCGGCGTTTCGGGGAAGCGTGCAGCGACGCCGATTTCGCACCGATCGAGGCGCTCGTCCGGGAGCACGCCGAGTCGCTGGCGGGGGTGATCCTCGAGCCCATCGTGCAGGGCGCGGGCGGCATGTGGTTCTACTCGGCGGACGTGCTGAAGCGACTGCGCGGCCTGTGCGACGAGCTCGGCCTGCTGCTCGTCGCCGACGAGATCGCGACGGGCTTCGGCCGGACCGGACGCTACTTCGCGTGCGAGCACGCCGACGTCTCGCCGGACATCCTCTGCGTCGGGAAGGCGCTGACCGGGGGGACGATGACGATGGCGGCGACCCTCGCCAGCGAGGACGTCGCGCGCGCGATGGGGGAGGGCGAGCCCGGCGTCTTCATGCACGGCCCGACCTTCATGGGGAATCCGCTCGCCTGCGCGGCGGCGAACGCGAGCCTCGATCTCCTGGAGGACGGAAGCTGGCAGGAGCGCGTGTCACGGATCGAGGCGCAGCTCTCGGACGAGCTCGAGGCGTGCCGACCGCTCCCCGCCGTGAAGGACGTACGTGTGCTCGGGGCGATCGGGGTCGTGGAGCTCCACGAGCCCGTCGACATGTCGGTCGTCCAACCGGCCTTCGTCGAGGAGGGGATCTGGATCCGCCCCTTCGGCGAGCTCGTCTATACGATGCCGCCCTTCGTGACGGAGCCCGCCGATCTCAGCCTGATCACGCGCGGGATCCACTCGGTCGTCTCGAGGATCCGCTAG